The Hemitrygon akajei unplaced genomic scaffold, sHemAka1.3 Scf000033, whole genome shotgun sequence genome includes a region encoding these proteins:
- the LOC140719913 gene encoding Friend virus susceptibility protein 1-like, translating into MGQRFRQKPSEPLAAWLLRIWEEGGGHIYLTPEELVGMGTLATDPRLNQELRGRSVDTDYLFYTVTAAAHRVFPSAMDWDHKVADWETGEEGAQVLRQQALAAALYAHRLGQWAHGGGPEDELFTAGMQTRLVRSAAPALRGVVLSITGPLIGSPIARVIGAMQTLSEIATPRSRARPVSTDRQKKEGPPGPSRRELFLSLLQAGVRKEEIDGL; encoded by the exons ATGGGCCAGAGGTTCCGGCAGAAACCATCGGAACCTTTGGCGGCTTGGTTATtacggatatgggaagaaggaggggggcATATCTATCTAACTCCGGAGGAGTTGGTAGGTATGGGGACGTTAGCTACAGACCCTCGCCTTAACCAAGAGTTGCGGGGTCGGAGCGTCGACACTGATTATTTGTTCTATACTGTTACTGCTGCCGCCCATAGAGTCTTCCCTTCCGCTATGGATTGGGACCATAAAGTTGCGGATTGGGAGACGGGGGAGGAAGGAGCACAGGTGCTGCGGCAGCAAGCCCTGGCGGCTGCCCTATATGCCCATCGGCTGGGCCAGTGGGCCCATGGGGGAGGGCCAGAGGATGAACTCTTCACCGCCGGTATGCAGACCCGCCTGGTCCGCTCAGCGGCTCCCGCATTACGGGGAGTTGTATTATCAATAACGGGACCCTTGATCGGGAGCCCTATCGCCCGTGTTATAGGGGCCATGCAGACATTGTCTGAAATAGCCACCCCCCGTAGCCGGGCTCGGCCCGTGTCTACGGATCGGCAGAAGAAAGAGGGACCGCCAGGACCGAGTAGGCGAGAACTGTTCCTCTCACTGTTGCAGGCAGGTGTCCGTAAGGAAGAAATAGATG gactttGA